From the genome of Papaver somniferum cultivar HN1 chromosome 2, ASM357369v1, whole genome shotgun sequence, one region includes:
- the LOC113346865 gene encoding CTP synthase-like, with protein sequence MKYVLVTGGVVSGLGKGVTASSIGVVLKACGLRVTSIKIDPYLNTDAGTMSPFEHGEVFVLDDGGEVDLDLGNYERFLDVRLTRDNNITTGKIYQSVLEKERRGDYLGKTVQVVPHITDAIKNWIESVAAIPVDGQEGPADICVIELGGTVGDIESMPFIEALRQLSFSVGQDNFCLIHVSLIPVLGVVGEQKTKPTQHSVRELRALGLTPHLLACRSAQPLLDATKVKLSQFCHVAVDNILNVHDVPNIWHVPLLLRNQNGHLAILKQLDCLSNAIPPNLEEWTTRAETFDNLKNSVRIALVGKYIGLTDSYLSVVKALLHACIACSLKPSIDWIAASDLEDATANSAPESHAAAWETLRNAACVLVPGGFGDRGVEGMILAANYARENHVPYLGICLGMQITVIEYARSVMRLERANSAEFDPDTPNPVIIFMPEGSRTHMGSTMRLGSRRTLFQTTDCITSKLYHNYSYVDERHRHRYEVNPEYTDKFEAADLKFVGRDESGKRMEIVELPSHPFYVGVQFHPEFKSRPGRPSALFLGLILAASGQLQAYVDKQQNGN encoded by the exons ATGAAGTACGTGCTGGTGACTGGTGGAGTTGTTAGTGGACTTGGCAAAGGAGTGACTGCAAGTAGTATCGGTGTTGTTCTCAAAGCATGTGGTCTTCGTGTTACCTCTATCAAAATag ATCCTTACTTGAACACTGATGCTGGTACAATGTCCCCATTTGAACATGGGGAGGTTTTTGTTCTTGATGATGGGGGAGAG GTTGATTTGGATCTGGGAAACTATGAGCGCTTCTTGGATGTTAGACTCACTAGAGACAACAATATAACCACAGGAAAGATATATCAG TCCGTGCTTGAGAAAGAAAGGAGGGGAGATTATCTCGGAAAGACTGTGCAG GTGGTTCCACACATTACAGATGCCATTAAGAACTggatagagtctgtagctgcTATTCCCGTTGATGGACAAGAGGGCCCTGCAGATATTTGCGTAATAGAGCTAGGTGGAACTGTAG GTGACATTGAATCTATGCCATTCATTGAGGCTCTACGACAGCTATCATTCTCTGTTG gaCAAGATAACTTCTGTCTCATTCATGTCAGCCTTATACCTGTTTTGGGTGTTGTCGGTGAGCAG AAAACAAAGCCTACACAACATAGTGTACGAGAATTGCGGGCACTGGGGTTGACTCCTCACTTATTAGCTTGTCGCTCAGCTCAG CCTCTGTTGGATGCCACAAAAGTGAAACTATCACAGTTTTGTCATGTTGCG GTGGATAATATTCTTAATGTCCATGATGTCCCAAACATCTGGCATGTTCCTCTTTTGCTGCGG AACCAAAATGGTCATTTAGCCATTCTAAAACAACTGGATTGCCTAAG CAATGCGATACCACCCAACCTAGAGGAGTGGACTACAAGAGCAGAGACTTTCGACAATCTAAAAAATTCT GTCAGGATAGCGCTAGTCGGGAAGTATATTGGCCTAACAGATTCTTATTTATCTGTTGTGAAG GCCCTCTTGCATGCCTGTATTGCATGTTCGTTGAAGCCATCAATTGACTGGATTGCGGCTTCAGACCTCGAAGATGCTACGGCAAATTCT GCACCAGAGTCTCACGCTGCTGCATGGGAGACTCTAAGA AATGCAGCATGTGTTTTGGTTCCTGGGGGATTCGGGGATCGTGGTGTGGAAGGAATGATATTGGCTGCAAATTACGCTAGAGAGAATCACGTCCCCTATCTTGGAATATGCTTGGGAATGCAGATCACTGTGATCGAGTATGCTAGATCT gttATGCGTCTGGAAAGAGCCAACAGCGCAGAGTTTGACCCTGATACACCTAATCCTGTTATAATTTTTATGCCAGAG GGCTCAAGAACACATATGGGAAGTACAATGAGGCTAGGATCACGAAGAACATTATTTCAGACAACTGATTGTATTACCTCAAAGCT ATACCATAATTACTCTTACGTGGATGAGCGCCATCGTCATCGGTATGAG GTCAATCCAGAGTACACTGACAAGTTTGAGGCAGCTGACCTGAAATTTGTGGGGAGGGATGAAAGTGGAAAAAGAATGGAG ATTGTAGAGCTTCCAAGTCACCCTTTTTATGTGGGGGTGCAATTCCATCCCGAGTTCAAATCAAGACCTGGACGGCCTTCTGCTTTGTTTCTAG GTCTTATATTGGCAGCAAGTGGACAGTTGCAAGCGTACGTTGACAAGCAGCAAAATGGAAACTAG
- the LOC113350641 gene encoding uncharacterized protein LOC113350641 — MDSNTPTKMDSATPKKMDSTTPRKMDSSISKKKKRVFSRRAWNFLRFALLWARKGGVLKRGLMMELRVLPNYLKNLKHSHNHHNQDLIRYGERELSFDETPLFQFKSRHSSMKFHLPCIKPQVDFDYDFTGDDDIVVYKQDSRKSFLRNGEEEELYDSDSEIGSDNNGFSSVNVVQNEEEGIDLKAEEFISKFYAQMKLQRQISYLQYTETITKSTV, encoded by the coding sequence ATGGATTCAAATACACCAACAAAGATGGATTCAGCTACACCAAAGAAGATGGATTCAACTACGCCGAGAAAAATGGATTCGAGcatatcgaagaagaagaaaagagtttTCAGTCGGCGAGCATGGAATTTCTTGCGATTTGCATTGCTGTGGGCGAGGAAAGGCGGTGTGCTGAAACGGGGACTTATGATGGAGCTTCGGGTTctaccaaattacttaaagaatctAAAACATTCTCATAATCATCATAACCAAGACTTGATTCGATATGGTGAACGTGAATTATCATTTGATGAAACTCCATTGTTTCAGTTTAAATCTAGACATTCTTCAATGAAATTTCACTTACCTTGTATAAAACCACAAGTCGATTTTGATTATGATTTTACGGGCGACGATGATATTGTTGTTTATAAACAAGATAGTAGGAAGAGTTTCTTaagaaatggagaagaagaagaactgtacGATTCAGATTCTGAAATCGGATCAGATAACAATGGATTCAGTTCTGTCAATGTAGTCCAAAATGAGGAAGAAGGAATTGATCTAAAAGCGGAGGAATTCATATCTAAGTTTTATGCACAGATGAAGTTACAAAGACAGATTTCGTATTTACAATATACTGAGACGATTACGAAAAGCACAGTTTGA
- the LOC113350640 gene encoding uncharacterized protein LOC113350640, translated as MEKKAVNTAIITTTNAITSNEKSNNVDNKNGKQKKRSRFQMLKVALFMLRGQSNKKSKPVHVDVASKGIWKKLVCAMRPLHHQGLSNQNSPPPLITGSNDEATILPNVENDNLPPHDGVFSPPMLSPRVYHPDTPSSSSSVADSMSRYASAQDLQELDKNGESNNDDDEYFFGGDEYIDAKAEEFIAQFYEQMRLQQVDLMNRHRERKMKKKMEMEGNDQ; from the coding sequence ATGGAAAAAAAAGCTGTCAACaccgccatcatcaccaccaccaatgcAATAACCAGCAACGAGAAGAGCAACAACGTTGACAACAAAAATGGGAAACAAAAAAAGCGTAGCAGGTTTCAAATGCTTAAGGTAGCTTTGTTTATGCTACGTGGTCAGTCCAACAAGAAATCGAAACCAGTACATGTCGACGTTGCTTCTAAGGGAATATGGAAGAAACTCGTGTGTGCAATGCGTCCATTGCATCATCAAGGCCTTTCGAATCAAAACTCTCCACCACCATTGATAACTGGTAGTAATGATGAGGCTACCATTCTCCCTAATGTGGAGAATGATAACTTACCACCACATGATGGAGTTTTTTCACCACCAATGTTATCACCTCGGGTATATCACCCAGACACACCATCCTCATCTAGCTCGGTCGCTGATAGCATGAGCCGTTACGCTTCGGCTCAAGATCTTCAAGAGCTTGATAAGAATGGAGAGTCCAATAATGATGACGATGAGTATTTTTTCGGCGGGGATGAGTACATTGATGCGAAAGCTGAGGAATTTATTGCGCAATTTTACGAGCAAATGAGGCTCCAACAAGTAGATTTGAT